A window of Mucilaginibacter paludis DSM 18603 contains these coding sequences:
- a CDS encoding hybrid sensor histidine kinase/response regulator transcription factor has protein sequence MRSFFFLIVLLIGKGLFAQQFRAFTPIESSNGLSENSVRTINQLPDGRIAIVTQGMVNLYNGTSFQYIHINDEYIYPLSGYLGFHHAYVENEKRLWLKTQGKLMLIDPSTERYEEHPEKVLQSLGVSEPLSDFFMDSDKGLWMVTVSGKLLYRNLGTRKTVTYLPGISSPAKSADPVYDIVVLNGTLYIFYRSGFVTTYNMGTKKVISTQNTLEGQLPNGYQSTLYVVPANHTLYLLRNGVRGIMLTLNQASKKWEKVIETNYWLNSLSAGPTGEIIVSCRKGLWMMDNGLHNIKFSPTLHLVDGRLIDIEVSNLFFDRQGGLWLGTLNKGLLYYHPDRFRFRNIGKSLFPLPENQELYVTAFAEDKAGQLLIGTDKGVYRYSDKMERLTLYSPLFSGVNCSAMLNDHQGNIWMCTDKGLFIISAKGIKNYPIGNLNHILETKDGHFYICTNDNGLIEFDPATDKYHRVDVKKSDQDKISSVQQVVEYDGTLVGIGNGGLFIYDTDNKQLRIIDRQHSAGMLNHNNRAYSCLLADSRGLLWFGTQDGLNVWDGKKKKSLSFHTDEGLVNNTIKSIIEDSQKSIWVSTSNGVSCVRVGNSNGEPHYSFTNFNRYDGVINNEFVQRSAFITGDGTLLLGGIDGFNKTDVRRIFVARNNLDPVFVDLQVFGKLIKPGEVYQGNKILEKSILASQSILLKYDQNFISLGFSALNYVNPSQTYYRYFLDGVDKNWHETAAPDGVGRATYTDLAPGAYLLKVLAADNSGNWGGKMATLKITVLAPWWKTSFMFVLYGITGLGFISQIISWYIKKNRAKQLKIQQQKLDEMKFSFFTNMSHELKTPLTLILTPLEVILKNTGDQLLKKQLNGIYRNAQSLLTLVNQLLNFRRLELNEEALHLNYCDIDELTEALCRPFHELAASKGINFQKTCPSGLWLYLDKDKFAMMLNNLLSNAFKFTPESGSISVKVEEGVMPDGSHQAIAVSVTDTGRGISSNDLSKIFNHFFQADNQADIDTGSGIGLHLVKEYVRLHHGSVEVKSYPGKGSVFTLYIPSDLKPEIADKLKPALDENGKKNAVTILIAEDNEEFRHFLDEQLNKRYHILLASNGKEALDMVLKQLPDLVISDIMMPEMSGLELCDALKKNVTTSHIPLLLLTARSSDESQFEGYQVRADAYITKPFNIDILFIRVRNLLEQQEQRKQLFKKAIVIQPAMVTASSIDEKLIKRALDCVEKNIDNALYSVEEFSSDMNMERSGLYRKLVSIIGQTPSVFIRSVRLKKAAQLLSQRQLSVAEISDRVGFSNAAYFSKCFQEEFNVKPSHYADYALAAVTSPTAK, from the coding sequence AACGGAACTTCGTTTCAATATATCCATATTAATGATGAGTATATCTATCCGCTAAGCGGCTACCTTGGCTTTCACCATGCGTATGTTGAAAATGAGAAACGCCTTTGGCTCAAAACACAGGGAAAATTGATGCTCATTGATCCAAGTACGGAACGTTATGAAGAACATCCCGAAAAAGTACTGCAATCGCTTGGGGTTTCGGAGCCTTTGTCGGATTTTTTCATGGACTCTGACAAGGGGTTATGGATGGTTACGGTATCAGGCAAGTTACTTTACCGCAACCTGGGCACCCGCAAAACGGTAACTTATTTACCCGGAATAAGCTCTCCGGCAAAATCCGCAGATCCCGTTTATGATATTGTGGTGCTCAATGGCACCTTATATATCTTCTATCGCTCCGGCTTTGTAACTACCTATAACATGGGTACCAAAAAGGTGATCTCTACACAGAACACACTGGAAGGGCAGTTGCCCAACGGCTATCAAAGTACATTATATGTTGTTCCGGCTAATCATACCCTTTACCTTTTACGAAACGGTGTGCGGGGTATTATGCTGACACTTAACCAGGCAAGTAAAAAATGGGAAAAAGTAATCGAAACCAATTATTGGCTTAACTCCTTATCTGCCGGCCCAACCGGAGAAATTATTGTAAGTTGTAGAAAGGGGTTGTGGATGATGGATAATGGTTTACATAACATCAAATTCAGTCCTACACTTCACCTTGTTGATGGCAGGCTGATTGACATTGAAGTGAGCAACTTGTTTTTTGACCGGCAAGGCGGCCTTTGGCTGGGCACACTCAATAAAGGGCTGTTGTATTATCATCCTGACCGCTTTCGATTTAGAAATATCGGCAAATCCCTTTTTCCCCTGCCCGAAAACCAGGAATTGTATGTTACCGCATTCGCGGAAGACAAGGCGGGACAGTTGCTGATCGGTACTGATAAAGGAGTGTATCGCTATTCCGACAAAATGGAAAGGTTAACGCTTTACTCGCCGCTTTTCAGCGGAGTAAACTGTAGCGCCATGTTAAACGATCATCAGGGAAATATATGGATGTGTACCGATAAGGGCTTGTTTATTATATCTGCAAAAGGCATCAAAAATTACCCTATAGGCAACCTTAATCATATACTCGAAACAAAAGACGGCCACTTTTATATTTGCACTAATGACAACGGCCTTATTGAATTTGATCCGGCTACGGATAAGTATCATAGGGTTGATGTAAAAAAAAGCGATCAGGATAAGATTAGCTCTGTGCAGCAAGTTGTTGAATACGATGGCACCCTCGTTGGTATTGGTAACGGCGGCTTATTTATTTACGATACAGACAACAAGCAACTCAGAATAATTGACCGGCAACATTCGGCAGGTATGCTAAATCATAATAACCGGGCGTACAGCTGCCTGCTGGCCGACAGCAGGGGACTATTGTGGTTTGGAACACAAGACGGTTTAAATGTGTGGGATGGTAAGAAAAAAAAGTCACTTAGTTTTCATACGGACGAGGGGTTGGTAAACAATACCATCAAATCAATTATAGAAGATAGCCAAAAATCAATCTGGGTTTCAACCTCTAACGGAGTATCGTGTGTGCGGGTAGGTAACAGTAACGGAGAGCCTCATTATAGCTTTACCAATTTTAACCGGTATGACGGTGTGATCAACAACGAATTTGTGCAACGCTCGGCCTTCATAACCGGGGATGGAACACTACTGCTGGGCGGAATAGACGGTTTTAATAAAACAGATGTGCGAAGGATTTTTGTGGCCAGGAACAATCTTGATCCGGTATTTGTGGATTTACAGGTTTTTGGCAAGCTAATTAAGCCCGGAGAGGTGTATCAAGGAAACAAAATTCTTGAAAAATCAATCCTGGCATCTCAATCAATCCTATTAAAATACGACCAGAATTTTATTAGCCTCGGGTTCTCGGCCCTTAATTATGTAAATCCATCGCAAACCTATTACCGGTATTTTTTAGACGGCGTTGACAAAAACTGGCATGAGACAGCCGCGCCCGACGGTGTTGGCCGAGCTACATATACCGACCTGGCTCCCGGCGCTTACCTGCTTAAAGTGCTGGCCGCAGATAATAGCGGCAATTGGGGTGGAAAAATGGCAACACTGAAAATTACCGTATTGGCACCCTGGTGGAAAACATCCTTTATGTTTGTACTGTATGGCATAACCGGGCTTGGGTTTATCTCGCAGATCATTTCTTGGTACATCAAAAAAAACAGGGCAAAGCAGCTAAAAATACAGCAGCAAAAACTGGATGAAATGAAATTCAGCTTTTTTACCAATATGAGCCATGAGTTAAAAACCCCACTCACGCTAATCCTTACTCCGCTGGAGGTGATTTTAAAAAATACAGGAGACCAATTGCTTAAAAAACAGTTAAACGGGATATACCGCAATGCACAATCCTTGCTAACGCTGGTTAACCAGTTGCTTAACTTTAGGCGCCTGGAATTGAATGAAGAAGCCCTTCATTTAAATTACTGTGATATTGATGAGCTCACGGAAGCATTATGCCGTCCTTTCCATGAACTGGCGGCAAGTAAGGGCATTAACTTTCAAAAAACTTGTCCCTCGGGCCTATGGCTTTACCTTGATAAAGATAAGTTTGCCATGATGCTGAATAATCTTTTATCAAATGCTTTTAAGTTTACGCCCGAATCTGGCAGCATCAGCGTAAAGGTTGAAGAGGGTGTGATGCCGGATGGTTCACACCAGGCCATAGCTGTTAGCGTAACAGATACAGGCAGGGGTATATCCAGCAATGATCTTTCTAAAATTTTCAACCATTTTTTTCAGGCTGATAACCAGGCTGATATTGATACAGGCAGCGGAATCGGGCTACATCTTGTTAAGGAGTACGTACGCTTGCACCATGGCTCTGTTGAAGTAAAAAGCTACCCCGGAAAGGGAAGCGTTTTCACCCTGTATATCCCATCCGATCTGAAACCTGAAATAGCAGACAAGCTTAAACCGGCGCTGGATGAGAACGGGAAAAAAAACGCGGTTACCATTTTAATTGCGGAAGATAATGAAGAGTTCCGTCATTTTTTGGATGAGCAATTAAACAAGCGTTACCATATCCTCCTCGCATCAAACGGAAAAGAGGCATTGGACATGGTTCTGAAACAATTACCCGACCTGGTAATCAGCGATATTATGATGCCGGAGATGAGCGGGCTTGAACTATGCGATGCGCTGAAAAAAAATGTGACCACCTCGCATATCCCGCTATTGCTCTTAACTGCCCGTTCGTCGGATGAATCGCAATTTGAAGGATACCAGGTGAGGGCTGACGCTTATATCACCAAACCTTTCAATATCGATATCCTGTTTATACGCGTCCGTAATCTGCTCGAACAACAGGAGCAACGGAAGCAGTTGTTCAAAAAAGCTATCGTTATCCAACCTGCCATGGTAACGGCATCCAGCATTGATGAAAAATTGATAAAAAGGGCGCTGGACTGTGTAGAAAAAAACATTGATAACGCTCTTTATTCTGTAGAGGAATTTAGCAGTGATATGAATATGGAACGGTCTGGCTTATACCGTAAGCTGGTTTCAATCATCGGGCAAACCCCCTCTGTATTTATCCGTTCGGTAAGGCTGAAAAAGGCAGCGCAGCTGTTAAGCCAGCGGCAGTTATCAGTGGCAGAAATTTCAGACCGGGTAGGCTTTAGTAACGCCGCGTATTTCAGTAAGTGTTTTCAGGAAGAGTTTAACGTAAAGCCCTCTCATTATGCTGATTATGCCCTTGCTGCTGTTACCTCCCCTACAGCTAAATGA